The Clostridiaceae bacterium HFYG-1003 genome includes a window with the following:
- the plsX gene encoding phosphate acyltransferase PlsX, translating into MRFAVDGMGGDHAPAEVVKGCVEAVKELGVDITITGPSDRIEAELAKYDVDRSKISVLHTTEVVGTDEGPVLAIRRKKDSSLRRAIELVRDGDCDGVVSAGSTGALLAGGLFIIGRIKGIDRPALAPLIPGKNGRFMVIDVGANTDCKPVNLHQFAHMGKVYFESILGYVKPRIGLVNIGAEAEKGNELTKAAYELLAGDPALNFVGNVEPRDCITGDVQVLVCDGFVGNTILKTFEGTVKTMLELIKASLMKSARGKLGGLLIKSSLKEMMKQYDYRETGGSAFLGLNGIVVKAHGSSDAMAFKNAIRQAARVKEAGFIDHFRAEIEKNQLQS; encoded by the coding sequence ATGAGATTTGCTGTAGATGGAATGGGGGGCGACCATGCGCCAGCTGAAGTAGTCAAAGGCTGTGTCGAGGCGGTCAAGGAGCTGGGCGTGGACATTACGATCACGGGCCCGTCCGACCGCATTGAAGCCGAACTGGCAAAATACGACGTGGATCGGTCAAAGATCAGCGTTCTGCATACAACGGAAGTGGTTGGCACCGATGAAGGCCCGGTTCTGGCCATTCGCCGCAAGAAAGACTCGTCCCTGCGCCGCGCCATTGAACTGGTTCGGGACGGCGACTGCGATGGCGTGGTCTCCGCCGGTTCCACCGGCGCGCTCCTGGCCGGAGGGCTCTTCATCATCGGCCGGATCAAAGGAATCGACCGGCCGGCGCTGGCGCCGCTGATTCCGGGCAAGAATGGCCGGTTCATGGTCATCGATGTGGGAGCCAATACGGACTGCAAGCCGGTGAACCTGCATCAGTTCGCCCATATGGGAAAAGTCTATTTTGAGAGCATCCTGGGCTATGTCAAGCCCCGGATCGGGCTGGTCAACATTGGGGCCGAAGCGGAAAAAGGCAACGAGCTGACCAAAGCAGCCTATGAGCTCCTGGCCGGTGACCCGGCTCTGAACTTTGTGGGCAATGTGGAGCCGCGGGACTGCATCACCGGCGATGTCCAGGTGCTGGTCTGCGACGGGTTTGTCGGCAATACCATCCTGAAGACCTTCGAGGGAACGGTTAAGACCATGCTGGAACTGATCAAGGCCTCGCTTATGAAGTCAGCCAGAGGCAAACTGGGTGGACTCCTGATCAAATCCTCGCTCAAGGAAATGATGAAGCAGTACGATTACCGCGAGACCGGAGGGTCGGCCTTCCTGGGTCTGAATGGCATCGTCGTCAAGGCGCACGGCTCATCCGATGCCATGGCTTTCAAAAACGCGATCCGCCAGGCGGCCCGGGTAAAGGAAGCCGGCTTCATCGACCATTTCCGGGCGGAAATCGAAAAAAACCAGTTGCAGAGTTGA
- the acpP gene encoding acyl carrier protein — translation MVFDKVKHIIADKLGISEGEIKMETTFEDLGADSLDIVELIMAIEEEYDIQVSDEEAERAQSVGDVVNYINTLVGEE, via the coding sequence ATGGTATTTGACAAAGTAAAACACATCATCGCCGATAAGCTGGGAATCAGCGAGGGCGAGATCAAAATGGAGACGACCTTTGAAGATTTAGGGGCAGATTCCCTCGACATCGTCGAACTGATTATGGCCATTGAAGAGGAATATGATATCCAGGTATCCGACGAGGAAGCTGAAAGAGCTCAGTCGGTAGGCGATGTAGTCAACTACATCAATACACTGGTTGGCGAAGAATAA
- the rnc gene encoding ribonuclease III: MKLNELGIRFSNEKLLTQALTHSSYANQQQGMESNEKLEFLGDAILQLCITRALYERGGSRSEGELTKIRALIVCEPSLYEVAQKWNLGRYILLSHGEEATGGRKRQSLLADAVEAVIAALYLDQGTEAADRLILEHFEDIIRRALNHEIVLDYKTRLQELLQESGEVNIHYDLVKFEGPAHRRKFFSRVAVDEITMGRGEGMSKKESEQEAARDALSKLALHREETL; the protein is encoded by the coding sequence ATGAAACTGAACGAACTGGGAATCCGCTTTTCCAATGAGAAGCTGCTGACACAGGCCCTGACCCATTCTTCCTATGCCAACCAGCAGCAGGGCATGGAAAGCAACGAAAAACTTGAATTTCTGGGCGATGCGATTCTGCAGCTGTGCATCACCCGGGCGCTGTATGAGCGGGGCGGCAGCCGCAGTGAAGGCGAGCTGACCAAAATCCGCGCCCTCATCGTCTGCGAGCCTTCCCTGTATGAGGTGGCCCAGAAGTGGAACCTGGGGCGCTATATTCTGCTGTCCCACGGCGAGGAAGCCACCGGCGGCCGCAAGCGCCAGTCGCTGCTGGCGGATGCGGTGGAAGCGGTCATCGCGGCGCTGTATCTGGACCAGGGCACGGAAGCGGCGGACCGGCTGATCCTGGAACATTTCGAGGACATCATCCGGCGCGCCCTGAATCATGAAATCGTTCTGGACTACAAGACCCGGCTCCAGGAACTCCTCCAGGAGTCCGGCGAGGTCAATATCCACTATGATCTGGTCAAATTCGAGGGTCCGGCGCACCGGCGCAAGTTCTTTTCCCGGGTCGCCGTGGATGAAATAACCATGGGCCGGGGCGAAGGCATGAGCAAGAAGGAATCCGAGCAGGAAGCGGCCCGGGACGCGCTGAGCAAGCTGGCCCTGCACCGGGAGGAAACCCTTTGA
- a CDS encoding radical SAM protein — protein MRHYIIPVFIPHLGCPHTCVFCNQSRISGCQAADPQSLGAADVQAIAARHLATLPPGEKTVELSFFGGSFTGIPVHQQLELLGAARDLRQAGAISHIRCSTRPDFIDDEVLERCASFGMDIIELGVQSLDDPVLVQSGRGHTAEDVERASRLIRSRGITLGHQIMPGLPGADSASDLATARASIAMKPDQVRIYPTLVVRGTPLAELYAAGRYLPLELEDAVARCAELLTLYEAAGIQVLRVGLQANQELTEGADLIAGPHHPAFRELVLSRRLHERIAGSLSDAPGSWELLLHPKDQSVLYAAGRRYYRRNQARISRVTATDQIRRGQVILRREGTLDISLCI, from the coding sequence TTGAGGCACTATATCATTCCGGTCTTCATTCCCCATCTGGGCTGTCCGCATACCTGCGTCTTCTGCAATCAGTCCCGCATCAGCGGCTGTCAGGCGGCAGATCCCCAGAGTCTTGGCGCAGCGGACGTCCAGGCGATTGCCGCACGCCATCTGGCCACGCTCCCACCGGGGGAGAAGACGGTGGAACTGTCGTTTTTCGGCGGCAGCTTTACCGGGATCCCTGTCCACCAGCAGCTGGAACTTTTGGGGGCAGCCCGGGACCTGCGCCAGGCCGGCGCCATTTCCCATATCCGCTGCTCGACCCGGCCTGACTTCATCGATGATGAAGTCCTGGAGCGCTGCGCATCCTTTGGCATGGACATCATCGAACTGGGGGTTCAGAGCCTGGATGACCCGGTGCTGGTTCAGAGCGGCCGCGGTCATACCGCAGAAGATGTGGAACGGGCCTCACGGCTCATCCGGTCCCGGGGGATCACCCTGGGCCATCAGATCATGCCGGGGCTGCCGGGGGCTGATTCGGCATCTGATCTGGCCACCGCCAGAGCCAGTATTGCCATGAAGCCGGACCAGGTAAGAATCTATCCGACACTGGTGGTGCGGGGCACACCCCTGGCCGAACTTTATGCCGCCGGGCGCTATCTTCCTCTGGAGCTGGAAGACGCCGTCGCCCGGTGTGCCGAGCTGCTGACCCTGTATGAGGCAGCCGGCATTCAGGTACTGCGGGTTGGTCTCCAGGCCAATCAGGAACTGACCGAAGGCGCCGATCTGATCGCCGGGCCGCACCATCCGGCATTCCGGGAGCTGGTCTTGTCCCGGCGCCTGCATGAGCGCATCGCCGGGTCACTGTCCGATGCCCCCGGATCCTGGGAGCTGCTGCTCCATCCCAAAGACCAGTCAGTGCTCTATGCCGCCGGCCGGCGCTATTACCGCCGCAATCAGGCCAGGATCAGCCGGGTAACCGCCACGGACCAGATCCGGCGCGGACAAGTTATCCTAAGGAGAGAGGGAACCCTCGACATCAGCCTATGTATTTAA